Proteins encoded within one genomic window of Gallus gallus isolate bGalGal1 chromosome 1, bGalGal1.mat.broiler.GRCg7b, whole genome shotgun sequence:
- the USP15 gene encoding ubiquitin carboxyl-terminal hydrolase 15 isoform X2 has protein sequence MNSAIQCLSNTPPLTEYFLNDKYQEELNFDNPLGMRGEIAKSYAELIKQMWSGKYSYVTPRAFKTQVGRFAPQFSGYQQQDCQELLAFLLDGLHEDLNRIRKKPYIQLKDADGRPDKVVAEEAWENHLKRNDSIIVDIFHGLFKSTLVCPECAKISVTFDPFCYLTLPLPMKKERTLEVFLVRMDPLAKPMQYKVVVPKIGNILDLCTALSALSGVAADKMIVTDIYNHRFHRIFAMDENLSSIMERDDIYVFEIAINRTEDTEQVIIPVCLREKCRHTSYSHSGSSLFGQPFLIAVPRNNTEDKLYNLLLLRMCRYVKTCTETDDSEGSLRCCKEHGINGNGPNGIHEEGSPSEMETDEQDDESSQDQELPSENENSQSEDSVGGDNDSENGLCTEDTCKGQPLTGHKKRLFTFQFNNLGNTDINYIKDDTRHIRFDDRQPRLDERSFLALDWDPELKKRYFDDSAAEDFEKHESVEYKPPKKPFVKLKDCIELFTTKEKLGAEDPWYCPNCKEHQQATKKLDLWSLPPVLVVHLKRFSYSRYMRDKLDTLVGFPINDLDMSEFLINPNAGPCRYNLIAVSNHYGGMGGGHYTAFAKNKDDGKWYYFDDSSVSIACEDQIVSKAAYVLFYQRQDTISGTGFFPLDRETKQGASAATGIPLESDEDSNENDNDIENENCMHTN, from the exons ATGAATTCAGCAATTCAG TGTCTGAGCAACACACCTCCTcttacagaatattttctcaATGATAAATACCAAGAAGAGTTGAACTTTGACAATCCTTTGGGAATGCGTGGTGAAATTGCAAAATCTTATGCAGAGCTCATCAAGCAAATGTGGTCAGGAAAATACAGTTATGTTACCCCAAGAGCATTTAAG acaCAAGTGGGACGATTTGCACCACAGTTTTCTGGTTATCAGCAACAAGATTGTCAAGAGCTACTGGCTTTTCTCTTGGATGGCTTACATGAGGATTTGAATCGAATTAGGAAAAAGCCGTATATTCAGTTAAAAGATGCGGATGGAAGACCAGACAAG GTAGTTGCTGAAGAAGCCTGGGAAaaccatttaaaaagaaatgattccATCATTGTAGATATATTTCATGGCCTTTTTAAATCCACTCTTGTCTGTCCTGAATGTGCTAAGATTTCTGTAACCTTTGATCCATTTTGTTATTTGACACTTCCATTACCCATGAAAAAAGAACGCACTTTGGAAGTTTTTTTAGTCAGAATGGATCCACTTGCTAAGCCTATGCAG tacaaaGTAGTAGTTCCAAAAATTGGAAATATATTGGATCTTTGCACAGCGTTGTCGGCTCTGTCAGGTGTTGCTGCAGATAAG ATGATTGTTACTGATATATACAATCATAGGTTCCACAGGATATTTGCCATGGATGAAAATCTGAGTAGTATTATGGAACGTGATGACATTTATGT gttTGAAATTGCTATCAATAGAACAGAAGATACGGAACAAGTTATAATTCCTGTTTGTTTAAGGGAAAAGTGCAGGCACACTAGCTACAGCCATAGTGGTTCCTCACTGTTTGGTCAACCTTTTCTCATAGCAGTGCCTAGAAACAACACTGAAGATAAACTGTATaacctgctgctgctaagaATGTG CCGATATGTAAAAACATGCACTGAAACTGATGACAGTGAAGGATCCCTACGGTGCTGTAAGGAACATGGTATCAATGGTAACGGCCCAAATGGAATACATGAAGAGGGCTCTCCAA GTGAAATGGAAACAGATGAGCAGGATGATGAATCCAGCCAGGATCAGGAGCTTCcttcagagaatgaaaacagcCAGTCAGAAGACTCTGTTGGAGGTGACAATGACTCTGAAAATGGATTATGTACTGAGGATACTTGCAAAGGTCAACCACTCACGGGACACAAAAAACGATTGTTTACATTCCAGTTCAATAACTTAGGCAATACTGACATAAATTACATCAAAGATGATACCAGGCATATTAGATTTGATGACAGGCAACCTAGGCTTGATG AAAGATCTTTCCTTGCTTTGGATTGGGATCCTGAGTTGAAGAAGAGATACTTTGATGATAGTGCAGCAGAG GATTTTGAAAAACATGAAAGTGTGGAATATAAACCTCCCAAAAAGCCTTTTGTGAAATTAAAAGATTGCATTGAACTGTTcacaacaaaggaaaaactaGGTGCTGAAGACCCATG gtATTGTCCAAACTGTAAAGAACATCAGCAAGCTACCAAAAAGTTAGACTTGTGGTCACTTCCCCCAGTACTGGTAGTTCATCTAAAACGCTTTTCCTACAGCAGATACATGAGGGACAAGTTGGACACATTGGTTGGCTTTCCAATAAA TGATTTGGACATGTCAGAGTTCCTTATTAATCCAAATGCAGGGCCTTGCCGCTACAACTTGATTGCTGTCTCCAATCACTATGGAGGAATGGGAGGAGGGCACT ATACTGCTTTCGCAAAAAACAAAGACGATGGAAAATGGTACTACTTTGATGACAGCAGCGTGTCAATTGCGTGCGAGGATCAAATAGTG TCCAAAGCTGCGTATGTGCTCTTCTACCAGAGACAGGATACAATCAGTGGAActggcttttttcctcttgaccGGGAAACTAAACAAGGTGCTTCAGCTGCCACAGGCATCCCACTAGAAAGCGATGAAGACAGCAATGAAAATGATAATgatatagaaaatgaaaattgtatGCACACTAACTAA